The Halichondria panicea chromosome 17, odHalPani1.1, whole genome shotgun sequence DNA segment CAGGATCCACCATACCCCCTCCGTGAGGGGTTACCCCACTCACAAACATCAGCTGTGCCAGAATTAGACTCACACACAAGTTGATGTGTATGTAGTTACGCATGCTCCAGAGAGAcctgcacaacacacacaataattaagtAGCCTCGTTCAAAGTCTATTTGCCTACATGTATTGATATGAAATTGAAATCGGGAACAGGCTAACACAATAACAAGTTCAgctaattattgcatgcatagtcAGAAACCAAACAGAGCTATAGAATGCTTACACAACAGAACCTCTATGAAGGAAACTGTCTAAAAGAAAGCTGTCTAAAAGGAAGCTGTCTAAGAAGTGCAAACACATAGTTACCTTAGGTATACCAATGCTACAATGGTTGCTAGCATGGCTAGTACAGAGAGTGATACACCAACGTAGCCAATCAGTCCCAGTACGAATGCATGCACACCTCCCACTATGGGCTGAGAGCTGAGGAGAATGGCAAAGTTGGTGAGATGTGTGCACTcgcacacagtgtgtgtggagttaGAGAGACTGTCATTTCTCTTACAGCCTTTAGTATTCCATCTTCCATTGACTAGCCGAGAGTCACTGcacgaaataattattagcagtgTCTAATTGCAGTGGTCAAACACGGAAGGAATGATGCCgcggtgctgatgcctcggtggaggtgacaaagctacataacatagctaattaatagcttatacacacattataagaacataattaattttgctgcatgcagaataatgcagaatcacagggaaactccaagagtgggaaatgatcgactatGATTGTTTATAAAAAGGATCGATGCCAACAAGtctaatggctgctgcatcagtagagccttgcagctctctgctcactcttgcagctaccaatatctAGTGAgcctactaagtagaatagcaacactccatggacaagtttttctacacactcttctgaaaaggctgcattTATattggcattccaagtaagcaaaaccggctaactcgagaacgaaacATAATTTTGAtctacgaattaaaatccaagaaaatatgactatatagaagcctatagaactcttatacttgcacttcattgatccttgagcagctgttagcagtctacacacagacacacagacacacactaccgtatacctcgcttgcgcatgcgcaccgagccATAATAATACCATGCAGCAGCTGACATTTCCCCAATACTAATAGTGCACTCGACAATACTACAACTGTTACCTACCTTCCTAGTATGAACTCCCAGAAAACACACTTCATTTCACTGTTATCCTATAATAAGGGACAGAGAAACCACTTTATGAACACTTGCATGTGGGAGCCCATTATTTTATATAGAGGTGGCCTTAGGGTAGTTCAATTTGTACACAATCTATAATTGCAGTTGTCCTTTTTTTAGGATGGCCTTAAAAAAGTGGGTTTTCAATGTATAAGATACAATGCTTCAGTTATcaaggggggaggggaggggaatACAGGGCTCACCCCCTCTCCCCGTTAATACTAGCCTGGTTACCAGCTTACCTGTGCCAACTGTGAGGAGTGTTTCAGTGTCACAATGACTGGCTGGCTCAGTGTAATGTTGGCTGTATCACAGATCTTGTCCCCATACTGCAGACTGGTGGAGACCACTGGAGATGCTAACACAGTGTCCCTTTCTCCCGGCAGAGTCCCGGGCAACAGTCTACTCATGTTCCTGTAGTAGACTGAGGCCACGGTGACTGGTCCAGTTCCATTACTTATGATCCTCACTAACTCAGTGGGCACTCGGATGGAGCTGTTGGTTGTTTCAATACCAGTGAAGTATGAGTCGTCGTTCCCATCTTGTTCTACCTCTTGAACTATCAGTTCTGTAGAACATTATTGCATTACAGTAATGAACAGATACGTACGTATATGGTTTAGAGTATGTGTGGTTTAAGAATATCTCTTCGAGGACCTGTTAAATGAAgcatgcaagtataattataacatgcacACTGTATGAAAAACTGGGAAGTATTGGAGCACTAAACAAACGTGCATTTCCTGTTTACAGCTACACTGTAAATTAGTGTGTTTctatagctacaaaaactaATGACCTTAATTGTAACAAAAGGGAAATGAATTGTGATAACCTGTACCTCCCACCTTTAGCATAATAACCTCCTCTCTAACCCATACCAATATTTGATGTCCTAAGGCTGTCTTTAGTCAGAGAGAGCACGTTAAATGCCAGCTGCTCAATGGTAGCAAGCAGTGTACTACCGACAATGGCGCTggactgtagtgtgtgtgcatgagtggGCTTGTATGAGGAGGAGGGAGGTTGTACACTAAATAGGTAAATGGTGCATGTCATGGAATTATGTTAAATATACACATGAACACACCTGAGTAGTGATCAGTGATTGATTCAGCAAGTCATCACTCACTTCCAAAACAATCTATATACAAGAAATGCTTACATCAATGACTTTCAGTTGTTCACAAATCATCTGTACTCACCTGACCAAACTGTTGGCTGTCATTGATACTCGCCCGATTTACCATGTCACTGAGCAGATACATAACAGCTCTCCGGTCAACTTGTGTACCATTCCTTACCAAGTCTCGTAGAGAAGCAGCTGCTTGACCAGGAGGCTAATTGCATGCAGATAGAATTATGAGGTAtgcacaataataaaataatggatgagagtataaaattattagAATGTGACTTACTTTTTGCTTGATGGCTGTTAAATTTTCATTTTCATTTATCTAAGGCAGGATCACAATAAAAAAACATGCAAATTTCTCATTGTACTTACAATGCTTGAAACATTTGAGATAGTAGATTCCAGCTCTTTGGCCAAGGATAAATCAATGCTGGAAGTAGCTGGAGCTGTTGGGGTTGACGCCACTTGAATGGAGCTTGTAGAGGACTCTCGGACAGATGTGCTTGCAGAAGACACTCCAGTAGGACTCACAATTGATGCCACTTGAATGGAGCTTGTAGAGGACTCTGGGACAGATGTGCTTGCAGAAGATACTCCAGTGGTGCTCATAATCGAGGGCACTTGAATGGAGCTTGTAGAGGACCCTCGGACAGATGTGCTTGCAGAAGATACTCCAGTGGTGCTCATAATCGAGGGCACTTGAATGGAGCTTGTAGAGGACCCTGGGACAGATGTGCTTGCAGAAGATGCTCCAGTGGTGCTCATAATTGACGCCACTTGAATGGAGCTTGTAGAGGACCCTCGGACAGATGTGCTTGCAGAAGACACTCCAGTGGTGCTCATAATTGACGCCACTTGAATGGAGCTTGTAGAAGACCCTCGGACAGATGTGCTTGCAGAAGACACTCCAGTGGTGCTCATAATTGAGGCCACTTGAATGAAGCTTGTAGAGGACCCTGGGACAGATGTGCTTGCAGAAGACACTCCAGTGGTGCTCATAATTGAGGCCACTTGAATGGAGCTTATAGAAGACCCTCGGACAGATGTGCTTGCAGAAGATACTCCAGTGGTGCTCATAATTGAGGCAACTTGAATGGAGCTTGTAGAGGACCCTCGGACAGATGTACTTGCAGAAGATAATCGAGTAGGGACAATCGACACCACTTGAATGGAGCTGGACTCTCGAACAGATGTGCTTGCAGCAGTAGCACTTAGATGATGGAAAATAGTTGACATCACTGCTTCTTCTGTTGATGTAGTTAAACCGCCCATTGAGACAACAGATGTTATATTAATCTTGTGTTTTGATATTGTTGTATTTGACTGATTGCCTGGAACTGGCATTAGTTGAGTGATGTTCAGTGGGACTGTAGTTGCTATGCGACTAGCCTCTGTTTTTGTGTTCTCACAGCCGAAGGTTGTACATTTGAGACCAAACACTATCTTGTGATTATCAGAGGCACCAGAGCAGTCAGTAGATACGCCACCATTTCTGATCTCTTTATTCCAATATGTTGAGCTGTATTATGAGTGTATCAGAATCTGACACATTTAAATATAGCAAAATACCTCAAATATCCCTGATCAAATCCATCCTCCAGTAGACTGGTGCTGGTTTCATTCACAATCAAGCTAATAGACACATTGTCCAGTGTCACTACGTCTCTCATTATATTTGGGTATAAAAAAACCTGTTGCAGCCATCTTATCTGCAGTCCATCTCTGAGATAGTCATCTCCGCACACACTTATCTTAAATGACTGAACTCCAGTACAATTGTTATAAGGAACATCATAGTCTCTGATTCGGAATGTTGGATTATTGgtgtataatttatgatcATGGTACGCTAGAGGAATCCAATCACCGTCTCTGTCCCAGTTGCCTAGTGATACCTCTATACCCTCATTATTGCGTTCAATCTCGTCACAGCCATCTGGGGCCAAATCCAACACATATGACAGCTCTCTGTGTAGGAGAACATACTGCATGTAATAACAATCATAGAGTTGACGTGCGTGCAGGTACAGAAACACACTCACATTCTTGGTTTACTGGTTTCGCAATTCATCGATGGTGGTTGCTTATCAACAAGAGTTGAACCATAATTGACTCTCCAACATTcttttgttttcaatttgcCATTATTCAGCCAAACAGGGTGGAACACCACACCCCTTGGTTCCCCTGCGCTACCTCCACAGAATTGTAGAGTACCAGCTCCATTTCTTGTGAGTTGACTGTCGTTGCATCTGCTTTCTCTACATTCAATACATTTGTAAGTATAACATCAAGATAATGCTATTGACTCACTCAGTAAGGAAATCAAAGTAACTATCGCTATCAAATATAACCAGCAGTTTGCTGATTTCCCAGCAGTTGCACAATCCACTGCCATGTTCTGGCTGTACTATTCTCAGCTGCACATAATCAACGCTGTCTTGATCAGAACTTTGATTAGAACTTTGTAGAGTATGTCCAGTTACATTATAGTCAGCATCTGTAGatagtatatgtatatatacatgcatgcatgtacgtatacagtaAGTAGAAAATAGAAGAGAACACTATTTTACCAGTGGTCATTGCTTCAAGAGTGCTCCACTGGTCAGGTATCAATTTGCCTCCATTCCACTCAAGCCATCGATACTCCACTCTAACAAATGCAGGACCAGGGTAAGTCAGCCCAGTGCTACAGTTGAGGGTTGAGTTACTTGTGAGAGTTATATTGAGTGAGAAGTTAGAACATCTTGCTCCTTGAGAGAACAGTACAATACTGCAAGCCAGCACTAACACTGCAAGTTGTCTCTTAGTCTGCATTGCTACTCTGAACTACAGTATAGCTACATTGAATAGTTCAATGATTTTATTTTAACACTCACTGCTATCTGGGGAGTTGATACAACTACTAGTATTTCAACTTCCTCCATACCATACATCAATTAGTTTGGGAAACACTATATGTATGaaacacacctacacacatacagatgCAACAAAGCATACACATTAGTCTATAACATATGCATGGAACGATAACAGATGACCAAAGATACATGATCACGTACGTCTCACGGCACCTCTCAGTCAGGTATAATACCCGAAACGTTATAAATAGCACTATGCAACAACCAAACCATAACACACAGTCATCATTATGTAAGCCATTGTTATGTATTTCCAGAGCTAGTTTTTCACCCTATAACTTAATTGTAGAGCATTACCTCAACACGATATGGTAGTTGCCAGACGGTCTATTTATGTTTGGCTATCACACACTGATCAACTGCAAAGAACTAATATATTAAGAGTGGCTTGTCAAGCCGATACGATTCTAAAGTTCTCAGAATACTACATGAACATGTTTTGATATCACAAACATGGCTTAAACTGAACAAACGATCGCTGGCATTGAAAATGCTCAATAtctgcaggggcgtagccagacttttgagacaggggtttCTTTCAGAAAAATCAGCGGCGCGATAGCGCCGCGAAATTTtgtggccacgcccacttccggtaccacaccctcttgattggggcacacctactgtttattgactattgttcatgacttttttacatgtttgtggaagctagctagctgtagacgtaacatactaggcatgcaggtgccaattgtgtattgctagtctagctgagcaacaattaaatgtcacctgagaggtttcatgtggctgagattgttctaaacttgtacact contains these protein-coding regions:
- the LOC135351687 gene encoding adhesion G-protein coupled receptor G6-like isoform X1, which codes for MQTKRQLAVLVLACSIVLFSQGARCSNFSLNITLTSNSTLNCSTGLTYPGPAFVRVEYRWLEWNGGKLIPDQWSTLEAMTTDADYNVTGHTLQSSNQSSDQDSVDYVQLRIVQPEHGSGLCNCWEISKLLVIFDSDSYFDFLTEESRCNDSQLTRNGAGTLQFCGGSAGEPRGVVFHPVWLNNGKLKTKECWRVNYGSTLVDKQPPSMNCETSKPRIELSYVLDLAPDGCDEIERNNEGIEVSLGNWDRDGDWIPLAYHDHKLYTNNPTFRIRDYDVPYNNCTGVQSFKISVCGDDYLRDGLQIRWLQQVFLYPNIMRDVVTLDNVSISLIVNETSTSLLEDGFDQGYLSSTYWNKEIRNGGVSTDCSGASDNHKIVFGLKCTTFGCENTKTEASRIATTVPLNITQLMPVPGNQSNTTISKHKINITSVVSMGGLTTSTEEAVMSTIFHHLSATAASTSVRESSSIQVVSIVPTRLSSASTSVRGSSTSSIQVASIMSTTGVSSASTSVRGSSISSIQVASIMSTTGVSSASTSVPGSSTSFIQVASIMSTTGVSSASTSVRGSSTSSIQVASIMSTTGVSSASTSVRGSSTSSIQVASIMSTTGASSASTSVPGSSTSSIQVPSIMSTTGVSSASTSVRGSSTSSIQVPSIMSTTGVSSASTSVPESSTSSIQVASIVSPTGVSSASTSVRESSTSSIQVASTPTAPATSSIDLSLAKELESTISNVSSIINENENLTAIKQKPPGQAAASLRDLVRNGTQVDRRAVMYLLSDMVNRASINDSQQFGQIVLEVSDDLLNQSLITTQSSAIVGSTLLATIEQLAFNVLSLTKDSLRTSNIELIVQEVEQDGNDDSYFTGIETTNSSIRVPTELVRIISNGTGPVTVASVYYRNMSRLLPGTLPGERDTVLASPVVSTSLQYGDKICDTANITLSQPVIVTLKHSSQLAQDNSEMKCVFWEFILGSDSRLVNGRWNTKGCKRNDSLSNSTHTVCECTHLTNFAILLSSQPIVGGVHAFVLGLIGYVGVSLSVLAMLATIVALVYLRSLWSMRNYIHINLCVSLILAQLMFVSGVTPHGGGMVDPGCRTAAVLMHYLFLVSFMWMLMEGVVLYVALVKVFVKNQKRYIMGFTIFSYGAPLLYMGLCVPLGFTLYPKANYGYGYVQVTNSTQDNETTTQQTAVCWLNPHGYFIQTFIVPVVLVILANIGFFIMALVIMNRHAKKQTHKDRIQKTKYWLKSSVSLVTIMGLTWIIGLLVFEVPALSPLAYIFTIFVAFQGVAIFVIFVPLSKQVREAYSKWWRVKVAESDILSSHFTDLSFRNNSSSVSNGKTISRNQRSSSNIYELESSILKSQCESKATFESSLSLDTDGTKTPDVTTPDYEFAFNITMMYPQDKSRCESKATFKSSTNVLLADTERFKIPDVTAPDYGFAFNITMIYPQDKSDRDVCIGNSGVHD
- the LOC135351687 gene encoding adhesion G protein-coupled receptor L3-like isoform X2, with protein sequence MSIDADYNSTGHSLRSSDQNNVDAVQLRIVQPEHGGGLCNCWEISKLLVTFDGNSYFDLLNEESSCNDSQLTKNGAGPLQFCGGSAGGPRGVVSLPIRMENGQTKGCEMIVDGSVLVDKQPPPMNCETSNPRIELSYVLDLAPDGCDEIERNNEGIEVSLGNWDRDGDWIPLAYHDHKLYTNNPTFRIRDYDVPYNNCTGVQSFKISVCGDDYLRDGLQIRWLQQVFLYPNIMRDVVTLDNVSISLIVNETSTSLLEDGFDQGYLSSTYWNKEIRNGGVSTDCSGASDNHKIVFGLKCTTFGCENTKTEASRIATTVPLNITQLMPVPGNQSNTTISKHKINITSVVSMGGLTTSTEEAVMSTIFHHLSATAASTSVRESSSIQVVSIVPTRLSSASTSVRGSSTSSIQVASIMSTTGVSSASTSVRGSSISSIQVASIMSTTGVSSASTSVPGSSTSFIQVASIMSTTGVSSASTSVRGSSTSSIQVASIMSTTGVSSASTSVRGSSTSSIQVASIMSTTGASSASTSVPGSSTSSIQVPSIMSTTGVSSASTSVRGSSTSSIQVPSIMSTTGVSSASTSVPESSTSSIQVASIVSPTGVSSASTSVRESSTSSIQVASTPTAPATSSIDLSLAKELESTISNVSSIINENENLTAIKQKPPGQAAASLRDLVRNGTQVDRRAVMYLLSDMVNRASINDSQQFGQIVLEVSDDLLNQSLITTQSSAIVGSTLLATIEQLAFNVLSLTKDSLRTSNIELIVQEVEQDGNDDSYFTGIETTNSSIRVPTELVRIISNGTGPVTVASVYYRNMSRLLPGTLPGERDTVLASPVVSTSLQYGDKICDTANITLSQPVIVTLKHSSQLAQDNSEMKCVFWEFILGSDSRLVNGRWNTKGCKRNDSLSNSTHTVCECTHLTNFAILLSSQPIVGGVHAFVLGLIGYVGVSLSVLAMLATIVALVYLRSLWSMRNYIHINLCVSLILAQLMFVSGVTPHGGGMVDPGCRTAAVLMHYLFLVSFMWMLMEGVVLYVALVKVFVKNQKRYIMGFTIFSYGAPLLYMGLCVPLGFTLYPKANYGYGYVQVTNSTQDNETTTQQTAVCWLNPHGYFIQTFIVPVVLVILANIGFFIMALVIMNRHAKKQTHKDRIQKTKYWLKSSVSLVTIMGLTWIIGLLVFEVPALSPLAYIFTIFVAFQGVAIFVIFVPLSKQVREAYSKWWRVKVAESDILSSHFTDLSFRNNSSSVSNGKTISRNQRSSSNIYELESSILKSQCESKATFESSLSLDTDGTKTPDVTTPDYEFAFNITMMYPQDKSRCESKATFKSSTNVLLADTERFKIPDVTAPDYGFAFNITMIYPQDKSDRDVCIGNSGVHD